The following proteins are encoded in a genomic region of uncultured Vibrio sp.:
- a CDS encoding DGQHR domain-containing protein, which produces MITCKYIKFEQPAGTFYLSKMTAREIQSISIVESRADSGGPQREESLKRRKEIANYCKDPDATFPTPIILSINSEYIEDFNDMSFKILVKEGIASILDGQHRVAGILASDNIDDFELPIVVVIDLTEEEKAYIFSIINSKQTKVSPSLIFDLFDVSSHRSPQKTCHELARSLNSDDNSPFFGRLKMLGKGGGEIASISQGSFIKSLMKLITNKPEEYAVNIKNGVELKPENRPFNSYFIEGRDDVIRKVLLNLFRAVEEVFPDEWKQPNKYILSKSIGYGAILKAYPEIHKSGVENKSLTFDFFVGIMSKLKDRLAEENIELTSAHFSSNEQSINKLANVIKDVVS; this is translated from the coding sequence ATGATTACTTGTAAATATATCAAGTTTGAACAGCCTGCCGGAACTTTTTATTTGTCTAAAATGACGGCTCGAGAAATTCAATCGATATCTATTGTAGAAAGTAGAGCGGATTCTGGTGGTCCACAAAGAGAAGAGTCACTGAAAAGACGTAAGGAAATTGCGAACTATTGTAAAGATCCAGATGCGACATTCCCAACACCTATTATTCTATCTATTAACTCAGAATATATTGAAGACTTCAATGATATGTCATTTAAGATATTGGTCAAAGAAGGAATAGCTTCAATTTTAGATGGGCAACATCGGGTGGCTGGGATTCTAGCTTCAGATAATATTGATGACTTTGAACTACCAATTGTAGTAGTAATAGATCTCACTGAAGAAGAGAAAGCTTATATATTTTCTATTATAAATAGTAAACAAACGAAAGTTTCTCCATCTTTGATTTTTGATCTTTTTGATGTGTCTAGTCATCGTTCACCTCAGAAAACGTGTCACGAATTAGCGCGTTCTTTGAATTCGGATGATAATTCACCATTTTTCGGACGCTTAAAAATGTTAGGGAAAGGTGGTGGAGAGATCGCGTCAATATCCCAAGGTTCATTTATTAAGTCTTTGATGAAATTAATAACTAATAAACCTGAAGAATATGCTGTAAATATTAAAAATGGTGTGGAATTGAAACCAGAAAATAGACCGTTTAATTCGTATTTTATCGAAGGTAGGGACGATGTTATTCGCAAGGTTTTGCTTAATTTATTCAGAGCTGTAGAAGAGGTGTTTCCTGATGAGTGGAAACAACCTAATAAGTATATTTTGTCTAAGTCGATAGGTTATGGGGCTATTCTAAAAGCTTATCCGGAAATACATAAGTCAGGTGTTGAGAACAAGTCTCTAACATTTGATTTTTTCGTAGGTATTATGTCCAAGTTAAAAGATAGGCTTGCAGAAGAAAACATAGAGCTAACTTCTGCACATTTTTCTTCCAACGAGCAGTCTATAAATAAGCTTGCAAACGTAATTAAAGATGTAGTTAGTTAG
- the dptH gene encoding DNA phosphorothioation-dependent restriction protein DptH produces MSDQQFNKFLVSHFSDWAEIELKVGYRYQFTCPDNEKGLGLYRAFLDITNGSIKVRGIELKTIRYGNVELIPVYEGESFTENYIAHLRDEVSAMEGTAKGTALLIIHNSMLDTLRNSTEDVAQTGFVWHPKNIRDLLLEEIDTNDEKAKISECLLNYHFDEIQDDDATMFGFEKLYIAIADGDLQFHELGLLKDDQLSEEGWEGEQIVERLKENKALSDKLEFITHHFANELQDKLASLDFSEKFIKEHFPDENIEQYKETLDLGECFAEQEKNRTNLLELESVTAHHVEFLSKSKSDKGAGARELHIVLLLEPEQDEFELDLCFLNQKLRDSFCKIQHNLKQHPISIVIKNLGGVRSRALLTGTFNGNPRFFTFQVKTDKPKETHKFRVLVIKKDDFYVDAFRHTYLIDPLKKWVTLQTDEQSLKISELSEQSILAENDQVFDIAVTGMVDFKGFSRDSDDICFIVKSGDSQLRFNVEGEVATDSLSLPLLLDQSRFKDLFDDSYFGRYNRAKEKVLIDEKEVAPKGKRLSFLQQEAKLLDGGIMTTSAGGGVICLCDLHEDFTDLSSAYKALFETLVRDKTLLSLSSWGNKLIELVDRIVTVYQAEIDKIPYHEPLNDKHKKLINIGFADIDGETFITPYHPLVLAYNANLAAILKHDRYAAKSFEKLPPVTIQRLTAQGLLPYVYDPINDFAYNHAIKENVFWSKLIPQKDSSYDYVRNLVKDKVSKFSVAFKHLFVAGSKTTLIINSVNNSENRELFLGLVDYIKLQKDKVTKIHVNLYDKTERDSWFDKFADAASYDELKDLCELNKGSAKGQADSIIELLRTRLTYSKYKHEDGEKEQAYAHMSFFKNNERVQATDVDVLKQTTGVASNGLMPGEAATNKNGSYYTAFGLKGVDLDSAPQLRMAAKYGGLVKPARRQHEEYGDAKSQALVVTENFKVLLERAYENSIWTTIIDPKVTLEFFESQKNMVLIHYSDSYTNSINYDAITVTKQTDLYHKVLENDEGGIIEEFNAFNGEWLLNLVTAKDNERKEKRGIICAYKYINCLVAGSDIIWVPLSIAEIIRVAGNLGLNMADSDLSRHAQGFKKGVISDDILFVGFKDKQMILLPVEVKTGKRQTHSKGVEQAQELKRYFESLLGQQNLAGNLYRGLFMRQVLMQIDKYKLYNVYEKGYFDIIEDNNAYWLQGDYQLAELVDYPAGFLFVNVEDSNFSKASFMKVHNILKVELPAGNLGHWVRTPMRTLFTELTPAKLHHIDTRYVLEKDCAIRALITDNLSERNVEDKDSEIDNQPENEGLKPIGKEVQPIVETSALARKTMSTEELESIFQQIIDCYYSHKITLLKPDNVEPFIEGPASILFRVGLNLGDKPENVFAKAQSLKLALKLGQEQDIGFGIDRGCITIDVPKSQEQRYFVDQNDIWPNWQRPESALEVPLGEDRFGEVIKLHFSSSNCPHLLIGGTTGSGKSEALNTILYGMVEHYTDDELKLMLIDPKGTELNDFERYPHLIGRIGFDDEDALELLQHAVEEMQSRYKQFKAKNVRSLPDYNAKVSEEKRIPWWVLVLDEYADLTSDKDMKKDIEAELKRLAQKARAAGIHLIIATQKPSGDVISTNLRSNLPAQLALRVKNGTESRVILDEPGAEVLNGKGDAYVKSEGKLIRIQCARVSF; encoded by the coding sequence ATGTCAGACCAACAGTTTAATAAGTTTTTAGTCTCTCACTTTAGCGATTGGGCAGAAATAGAGTTAAAAGTTGGATACCGTTATCAGTTTACTTGCCCCGATAACGAAAAAGGCTTGGGCTTGTATCGAGCGTTTTTGGATATAACCAATGGCAGTATTAAAGTAAGAGGAATTGAATTAAAGACAATAAGATATGGAAATGTAGAACTCATTCCTGTTTATGAAGGAGAGAGCTTTACCGAAAATTATATAGCTCATTTACGTGATGAAGTATCAGCGATGGAGGGTACTGCAAAAGGTACAGCATTACTGATCATCCATAACTCTATGCTAGATACTCTACGTAATTCTACAGAAGATGTAGCTCAGACTGGCTTCGTGTGGCACCCAAAGAATATAAGAGATTTACTACTTGAAGAAATTGATACAAATGATGAGAAAGCGAAGATTTCCGAGTGTTTGCTAAATTATCATTTTGATGAAATTCAAGATGATGACGCAACGATGTTTGGTTTTGAAAAGCTTTATATTGCAATCGCCGACGGTGATTTACAGTTTCATGAACTCGGATTATTGAAAGATGACCAGCTTTCTGAAGAAGGCTGGGAAGGTGAACAAATCGTAGAGCGTCTTAAGGAAAACAAAGCACTTAGTGATAAGTTAGAGTTTATAACACACCATTTTGCTAACGAATTACAAGATAAACTTGCATCTTTAGACTTCAGTGAGAAGTTTATAAAAGAGCACTTTCCTGATGAGAACATAGAACAGTACAAAGAAACTCTTGATTTGGGTGAGTGTTTTGCTGAACAAGAAAAGAACCGTACCAACTTATTAGAATTAGAAAGTGTTACGGCCCATCATGTAGAGTTCTTAAGCAAGTCAAAATCAGACAAAGGAGCTGGTGCTAGAGAACTGCATATAGTGTTATTGCTGGAGCCCGAACAAGATGAATTTGAACTGGATCTGTGTTTTCTAAATCAAAAGCTAAGGGACAGCTTTTGTAAAATCCAGCATAACCTGAAACAGCATCCTATAAGTATAGTTATTAAGAACTTGGGTGGTGTTCGTAGTCGAGCTCTACTAACTGGTACATTTAATGGGAATCCACGTTTCTTTACCTTTCAAGTCAAAACAGACAAGCCAAAAGAAACTCATAAGTTTAGAGTTTTAGTCATAAAAAAAGACGATTTCTACGTGGATGCATTTAGGCACACTTACTTAATTGATCCATTAAAAAAATGGGTGACACTTCAGACAGATGAACAAAGTCTTAAAATAAGTGAGCTGTCAGAACAAAGTATTTTGGCTGAAAATGACCAAGTATTTGACATTGCAGTCACAGGTATGGTTGATTTTAAAGGGTTTTCTAGAGACTCTGATGATATTTGCTTTATCGTAAAGAGTGGAGATAGTCAGTTAAGATTTAATGTTGAGGGCGAGGTCGCTACCGATTCATTGTCGTTACCTTTATTGTTAGATCAGAGCCGCTTTAAAGATCTTTTTGATGACAGTTATTTTGGTAGGTATAACCGAGCGAAAGAGAAAGTACTTATTGATGAAAAAGAAGTTGCTCCGAAAGGGAAGCGACTCTCATTTCTACAGCAAGAAGCTAAGCTACTTGATGGTGGAATTATGACAACTAGCGCAGGGGGAGGAGTTATTTGTTTATGTGATTTACATGAAGACTTCACAGATCTTTCTAGCGCTTATAAAGCTTTGTTTGAGACTCTAGTGCGAGATAAGACACTGTTAAGTTTATCGAGCTGGGGAAATAAGCTTATTGAGTTGGTCGACCGAATAGTTACTGTCTATCAAGCAGAGATAGACAAAATACCATATCATGAACCGTTGAATGATAAGCACAAGAAACTCATTAATATAGGATTTGCTGATATTGATGGTGAAACATTTATCACGCCTTATCACCCGTTAGTGTTGGCCTATAACGCAAACTTGGCTGCTATTTTAAAACATGATAGATATGCGGCAAAGAGTTTCGAAAAATTACCGCCAGTCACAATTCAGAGACTCACCGCTCAGGGTTTACTTCCTTACGTTTATGACCCAATTAATGACTTTGCATATAATCACGCTATAAAAGAAAACGTGTTTTGGTCAAAGTTGATTCCCCAGAAAGACAGTAGCTACGACTATGTACGTAATCTAGTTAAGGATAAAGTGAGTAAGTTTTCAGTTGCTTTTAAACATCTTTTTGTTGCCGGTAGCAAGACCACATTGATCATCAACTCGGTAAATAACAGTGAGAACAGAGAGCTGTTTTTAGGTTTGGTCGACTATATTAAGCTTCAAAAAGATAAAGTAACGAAGATTCACGTTAATTTGTACGATAAAACAGAAAGGGATAGCTGGTTTGATAAGTTTGCTGATGCTGCCAGTTATGACGAGTTAAAGGACTTATGTGAACTCAATAAAGGCTCAGCTAAAGGACAAGCTGATAGCATTATAGAGTTGTTGAGAACGCGTTTGACTTATAGTAAGTACAAACATGAAGATGGCGAAAAAGAGCAAGCTTACGCTCATATGAGCTTTTTTAAAAACAACGAGCGTGTTCAAGCTACAGATGTTGACGTTTTAAAACAAACTACAGGCGTAGCTAGTAACGGACTGATGCCAGGAGAGGCTGCCACTAATAAAAATGGTAGTTATTATACTGCATTTGGCTTGAAGGGGGTTGACTTAGACAGTGCTCCTCAGTTGAGAATGGCAGCTAAGTATGGCGGTCTTGTTAAACCAGCAAGACGTCAGCACGAAGAGTACGGTGATGCCAAATCACAAGCGTTAGTTGTAACAGAAAACTTCAAAGTCCTATTGGAACGAGCATATGAAAACTCAATTTGGACTACTATCATTGATCCTAAAGTCACGTTAGAGTTCTTTGAAAGCCAAAAGAACATGGTTTTGATTCATTACTCTGATAGCTACACAAACTCAATAAACTACGATGCAATTACGGTCACTAAGCAAACGGACCTATATCATAAAGTTCTTGAAAATGATGAAGGCGGAATCATCGAAGAGTTCAATGCATTCAATGGGGAATGGTTACTCAACTTAGTGACTGCAAAAGATAATGAGCGCAAAGAGAAGCGTGGAATCATCTGCGCCTATAAATACATCAATTGCTTAGTCGCGGGTTCAGATATTATTTGGGTTCCTCTTTCTATCGCAGAGATTATCCGTGTTGCGGGAAACCTAGGATTAAATATGGCAGATAGCGATTTGTCTCGCCATGCTCAAGGGTTTAAAAAGGGGGTAATATCGGACGACATCTTGTTTGTTGGCTTCAAAGACAAACAGATGATATTACTTCCTGTTGAAGTAAAAACGGGGAAAAGACAGACACACAGCAAGGGTGTTGAACAGGCTCAAGAGTTGAAACGGTACTTTGAATCGCTACTAGGTCAACAGAACCTCGCAGGTAACCTTTACCGGGGGCTGTTTATGCGTCAGGTTCTGATGCAAATAGACAAATACAAACTCTATAACGTTTACGAAAAGGGCTATTTTGACATTATTGAAGATAACAATGCTTATTGGTTACAGGGCGATTACCAGCTAGCTGAGCTAGTTGATTATCCGGCTGGCTTTTTGTTTGTAAATGTTGAAGATAGTAACTTTAGTAAAGCTTCATTTATGAAGGTTCACAATATTCTCAAAGTAGAGTTACCAGCAGGCAACCTAGGTCATTGGGTAAGAACCCCAATGCGTACTTTATTCACTGAGCTTACACCAGCAAAACTTCACCATATAGATACGCGATATGTTCTAGAAAAGGATTGTGCAATTCGAGCCTTAATCACTGATAACTTGTCTGAGAGAAATGTTGAGGATAAGGACTCTGAGATTGACAATCAGCCGGAAAATGAAGGTTTGAAGCCTATCGGTAAAGAAGTTCAACCAATCGTTGAGACTTCAGCATTGGCAAGAAAAACAATGTCCACTGAAGAGTTAGAATCAATATTCCAGCAAATTATCGATTGCTATTACAGTCATAAAATAACTCTACTAAAGCCTGACAATGTAGAGCCTTTTATTGAAGGACCTGCATCTATATTGTTTAGAGTTGGTTTGAACTTAGGTGATAAGCCAGAAAATGTATTTGCCAAGGCTCAGTCACTGAAGTTGGCGTTGAAGTTAGGGCAAGAGCAAGACATTGGCTTCGGAATTGATAGAGGCTGTATAACTATTGATGTTCCTAAGAGCCAAGAGCAACGCTATTTCGTTGATCAGAATGATATTTGGCCAAATTGGCAACGACCTGAAAGTGCTCTTGAGGTTCCATTGGGGGAAGATCGCTTTGGTGAAGTCATTAAACTTCATTTTTCTTCATCTAACTGTCCACATCTGCTCATTGGTGGAACAACTGGTAGTGGTAAATCGGAAGCTTTGAATACCATTCTCTACGGCATGGTAGAGCACTACACTGATGACGAGCTTAAGTTAATGCTCATTGACCCAAAAGGCACAGAGCTTAACGATTTTGAGCGTTATCCTCATTTGATTGGTCGTATTGGTTTTGATGATGAAGACGCGTTGGAGTTGCTTCAGCATGCTGTCGAAGAGATGCAGTCTCGATATAAGCAGTTTAAAGCTAAAAATGTTCGTTCTTTACCTGATTACAATGCAAAGGTGAGTGAAGAAAAGAGAATACCTTGGTGGGTGTTGGTGCTGGATGAATATGCTGATCTTACGTCAGATAAAGACATGAAGAAAGACATTGAAGCTGAATTGAAACGTTTGGCACAAAAAGCCCGTGCAGCGGGTATTCATCTAATTATTGCTACTCAAAAACCAAGCGGTGATGTCATTAGTACTAATTTACGTTCTAACCTTCCGGCTCAGCTAGCCCTAAGAGTTAAAAATGGTACTGAAAGCCGTGTTATTTTGGACGAACCAGGTGCTGAAGTACTTAATGGTAAAGGTGATGCATACGTCAAATCTGAAGGTAAGCTGATTAGAATTCAGTGTGCAAGAGTAAGTTTTTAA
- the dptG gene encoding DNA phosphorothioation-dependent restriction protein DptG, with protein MIKQNLTPPSNNAFSSFLPLRTKDKHYKFCWDSVLGYFVRLLYNKSLFTKNIDEFKILCKNRFIKNLESDDSGLWDIIDDMYFHNDELFKMSPELLIFKTTSEELDTNSKKLGNMYAGILNGFTVESSSDANLNFLEREIKSEFDRFHVSGKKEVTKEVPTYLPFISEYFRRDLQFLNTKPNYLINNFNAIIRLYGFLYISQMALNIKTWAHGEPISKPCFFIVDNEKASEERTQVKSYGYAQLHDYLEYLYPYLFMNEALQEKNSVQPLWKLFEEINDKHIDELNRFGEDFVSDRTERKWYNTELNWQYSEDKKIVLEQLLAVSHAQFDRRKGRLATYSNTAVKGTLRNILDPFIQNRRRGGNVLAFNQDYILLLTNLVIGERDKLRFHEMIKEFEARGVYFDKQSQQNLVDFYERMGNVERMSDSGDAVYVRPTV; from the coding sequence ATGATTAAACAAAACCTTACTCCCCCAAGTAACAATGCTTTTAGCTCATTTTTACCTTTAAGAACTAAGGACAAACATTATAAGTTTTGTTGGGATTCAGTGTTAGGTTACTTTGTACGCTTATTATATAACAAGTCTCTTTTCACTAAAAATATAGATGAATTTAAAATCTTATGTAAAAACAGATTCATTAAAAATTTGGAGAGTGATGACTCTGGATTATGGGATATTATAGATGACATGTATTTTCATAATGATGAGCTGTTTAAGATGTCTCCAGAGTTACTTATTTTTAAAACAACTAGTGAAGAGCTTGATACTAATAGCAAGAAGCTTGGGAATATGTATGCGGGAATATTAAATGGCTTTACAGTGGAAAGCTCTTCAGACGCTAATCTCAACTTTCTTGAACGTGAAATTAAATCTGAATTTGATAGGTTTCACGTTTCAGGTAAAAAAGAGGTAACGAAAGAAGTTCCAACTTATCTACCCTTTATTTCTGAATATTTTAGAAGAGATCTACAGTTTTTAAATACAAAGCCTAATTATCTTATCAATAATTTCAATGCAATTATTAGATTGTATGGCTTTTTATATATTTCTCAAATGGCTCTCAATATTAAAACTTGGGCACATGGAGAACCAATTAGTAAACCTTGTTTTTTTATTGTCGACAATGAAAAAGCGAGTGAAGAGAGAACACAGGTTAAAAGCTATGGTTATGCTCAGCTACATGATTATTTGGAGTACTTGTACCCATACCTCTTTATGAATGAGGCATTGCAAGAAAAAAATAGTGTGCAACCGTTATGGAAACTTTTCGAAGAGATTAATGATAAGCATATTGATGAACTTAACCGATTTGGTGAAGATTTTGTTTCTGACCGTACGGAAAGAAAGTGGTATAACACTGAGTTAAACTGGCAATATAGTGAAGATAAAAAAATTGTATTAGAACAACTGCTTGCAGTCTCCCATGCGCAATTTGACCGAAGGAAAGGACGTTTAGCAACATATAGTAACACTGCTGTTAAAGGTACATTACGTAATATTCTAGATCCCTTTATTCAGAATAGGAGGCGAGGGGGTAATGTGCTTGCATTTAATCAAGATTATATTTTGTTACTTACCAATTTAGTCATAGGTGAAAGAGATAAACTTCGCTTTCATGAGATGATTAAAGAGTTTGAAGCCAGAGGGGTCTATTTTGATAAGCAGAGTCAACAGAATCTAGTTGATTTTTACGAGCGTATGGGGAACGTTGAGAGAATGAGCGATAGTGGAGATGCAGTATATGTCAGACCAACAGTTTAA
- the dptF gene encoding DNA phosphorothioation-dependent restriction protein DptF, which translates to MRLQEALSVMSKSSPYAVSTERSELNKSYLDEVKDYLYIDMPIARDVEKIISGFSVDRPEVLFLCGSSGDGKSELLTECKKRYSTRANFHLDATHSFDPRENAIQTLDKVFSDYLSQSKPLVVGINTGMLGNYAEEGSNELFKSTIKGYLESGSNGNGVYFIDFEKYPKFVIDENGYISVFAERLLKKLTAKEDNLIRQIFDKDKLECTDPDSRRLQANYELLSLPAVQSTVIDLLFKARLMKDQFVTARSLLDFIFMLLAGPGYLFDNLFSGGDNELANKIVEFDPGHLRTKKIDRFILTNDLGLLDSEFEEYKDCLKELGIEKLKSSQSYLRLFYILKNQDYSNNYHEKFSNDFSQSLIEEYINIYQKHRDYDNSDEHRSVIRDFCNNTLRTAVRKYNNRNAPNLRKGHYLISEKNGYQLVAKLDIKADLKSIPKQPPTQVSYFTACISVDNKSLTLPVNINVLQLMKRIVDGYRPNKHDKNTVVLLDELVEKISRIASQEKTLHIINGYQHVTVTDDEDDKYDVSGLTND; encoded by the coding sequence ATGAGATTACAAGAAGCACTCAGCGTTATGTCGAAGTCATCACCGTATGCTGTCTCGACGGAAAGGTCTGAGTTAAATAAGAGTTATCTAGATGAAGTAAAGGATTACCTTTACATAGATATGCCCATTGCAAGAGATGTTGAAAAAATAATTTCAGGGTTTTCTGTCGATAGACCTGAAGTGCTGTTTCTTTGTGGTAGTAGTGGTGATGGTAAGTCGGAGCTACTTACAGAATGCAAGAAGAGATATAGTACTCGAGCAAACTTCCATTTGGACGCAACTCATAGCTTTGACCCACGAGAGAACGCAATTCAGACTTTAGACAAGGTATTCTCGGACTATTTATCTCAATCAAAGCCTTTAGTTGTTGGTATCAATACTGGCATGCTTGGGAATTATGCTGAAGAAGGTAGTAACGAACTGTTTAAGTCCACGATTAAGGGATACTTGGAATCAGGGTCCAATGGGAATGGTGTGTACTTTATTGATTTTGAAAAATACCCGAAGTTTGTTATTGATGAAAATGGGTACATATCAGTCTTTGCCGAAAGGCTATTAAAAAAGCTCACAGCTAAAGAAGATAATCTGATACGCCAGATTTTTGATAAGGACAAGTTGGAGTGTACAGACCCAGATTCGCGAAGGCTGCAAGCAAATTATGAGTTATTGAGCTTACCTGCCGTTCAAAGTACAGTAATAGATCTATTGTTTAAAGCTCGTCTGATGAAAGATCAGTTTGTTACAGCGCGTTCTTTATTGGACTTTATATTTATGTTGCTCGCTGGGCCTGGCTATTTGTTTGATAACCTTTTTTCTGGTGGAGATAATGAGTTAGCCAATAAGATTGTTGAGTTTGACCCTGGGCATTTGAGAACGAAGAAAATAGATAGATTTATATTGACTAACGATTTAGGGCTTCTAGATTCGGAATTTGAAGAATACAAGGATTGTTTGAAGGAATTAGGGATAGAGAAACTGAAATCTAGCCAATCATACTTGAGACTATTCTATATCCTTAAAAATCAAGATTATTCCAATAACTATCATGAAAAATTCTCAAATGACTTTAGCCAATCATTGATAGAAGAGTATATAAATATTTATCAAAAACATCGAGATTATGATAATAGTGATGAACACCGAAGTGTAATAAGAGATTTTTGTAATAATACTTTACGAACAGCTGTTAGAAAGTACAACAATCGAAATGCACCTAATTTGCGTAAAGGTCATTATTTGATATCTGAAAAAAATGGTTACCAACTCGTTGCAAAGTTGGATATAAAAGCAGATTTAAAAAGTATACCGAAGCAACCTCCTACTCAAGTATCCTACTTTACAGCTTGTATTAGCGTTGATAATAAAAGTCTGACTTTACCTGTTAATATTAACGTGTTGCAATTAATGAAGAGAATAGTTGATGGGTATAGGCCAAACAAACATGACAAAAATACGGTAGTGTTGTTGGATGAGCTTGTAGAAAAAATATCAAGAATAGCGAGTCAAGAAAAAACACTGCATATCATTAATGGTTATCAACATGTCACAGTGACTGATGATGAAGACGATAAGTATGACGTGAGTGGTCTAACTAATGATTAA
- a CDS encoding L-alanine exporter AlaE, with protein MKSRGPFCIRNAAADTFAMVVFCFVTGMIIEILISGMTFEQSLASRTLSIPVNIAIAWPYGLFRDWVLRQGNRVSPSSFMKNVSDLIAYVLFQSPVYAGILLAVGASTDQIITAVASNAVVSCGMGVLYGYFLDMCRRWFRVPGYYQEA; from the coding sequence ATGAAGTCTCGTGGACCATTTTGTATTCGTAATGCCGCAGCGGATACCTTTGCTATGGTGGTTTTTTGCTTTGTCACAGGGATGATTATCGAGATTTTGATTTCAGGAATGACATTCGAACAGTCTCTGGCATCACGCACGTTATCTATTCCGGTTAACATTGCTATCGCTTGGCCTTATGGTCTTTTCCGCGATTGGGTATTGCGTCAGGGTAATAGAGTTTCACCGTCTTCATTTATGAAAAACGTGTCTGACCTTATCGCGTATGTGCTTTTCCAATCTCCAGTTTACGCGGGTATTCTACTAGCGGTTGGTGCATCAACCGATCAGATCATCACAGCGGTAGCAAGTAACGCTGTTGTATCTTGCGGGATGGGTGTACTTTACGGTTATTTCTTAGACATGTGCCGCCGTTGGTTCCGCGTTCCTGGCTATTACCAAGAGGCGTAA